In Populus nigra chromosome 10, ddPopNigr1.1, whole genome shotgun sequence, the following proteins share a genomic window:
- the LOC133705983 gene encoding E3 ubiquitin-protein ligase MIEL1 isoform X2, producing the protein MESTPVSNERLDFGKMGYGCQHYRRRCQIRAPCCNEIFTCRHCHNEATNMLKNFCDRHELNRYDVKQVICAVCDTEQPVAQVCTNCGVNMGEYFCEICKFFDDDTAKGQFHCDDCGICRVGGRENYFHCKKCGSCYATSLLDNHLCVENSMRHHCPICYEYLFDSLKETTVMKCGHTMHGECYDEMIKRDKYCCPICSKSIIDMSKTWKRIDEDIEATVMPEDYSHRKVWILCNDCNDTTEVYFHIIGQKCSHCKSYNTRTIAPPVLPQ; encoded by the exons ATGGAATCCACTCCTGTTTCCAATGAACGTCTTGATTTTGGAAAGATGGGTTACGG atgccaACATTACAGGAGAAGGTGCCAGATTCGGGCTCCATGTTGCAACGAGATTTTCACTTGTCGCCACTGTCACAACGAGGCCACg AATATGTTGAAGAACTTCTGCGATCGTCATGAGCTCAATCGATATGATGTCAAACAA GTTATATGTGCAGTTTGTGACACAGAACAGCCA GTTGCTCAAGTTTGCACGAACTGTGGTGTAAATATGGGGGAATATTTCTGCGAAATTTGCAAATTCTTTGATGATGAT ACCGCAAAAGGACAGTTCCATTGTGATGATTGTGGGATCTGTAG AGTTGGTGGTCGCGAAAATTATTTTCACTGCAAGAAGTGTG GTTCTTGCTATGCAACATCTCTTCTCGATAATCATTTGTGTGTGGAGAACTCTATGCGTCATCATTGCCCCATATGTTATGAG tATTTATTTGATTCACTAAAAGAAACTACTGTGATGAAATGCGGGCACACTATGCATGGTGAATGCTACGATGAGATGATAAAGCGTGACAA ATACTGCTGTCCCATATGCTCCAAGTCTATAATTGACATGTCTAAAACCTGGAAGAGAATTGATGAGGAT ATAGAAGCAACTGTCATGCCTGAGGATTACAGCCACAGGAAG GTCTGGATCCTATGTAACGACTGCAACGACACTACCGAAGTTTATTTCCACATAATCGGGCAGAAATGCAGCCACTGCAAATCATACAATACCCGAACAATTGCACCTCCAGTTCTACCTCAATGA
- the LOC133705983 gene encoding E3 ubiquitin-protein ligase MIEL1 isoform X1 — translation MESTPVSNERLDFGKMGYGCQHYRRRCQIRAPCCNEIFTCRHCHNEATNMLKNFCDRHELNRYDVKQVICAVCDTEQPVAQVCTNCGVNMGEYFCEICKFFDDDTAKGQFHCDDCGICRVGGRENYFHCKKCGSCYATSLLDNHLCVENSMRHHCPICYEVYLFDSLKETTVMKCGHTMHGECYDEMIKRDKYCCPICSKSIIDMSKTWKRIDEDIEATVMPEDYSHRKVWILCNDCNDTTEVYFHIIGQKCSHCKSYNTRTIAPPVLPQ, via the exons ATGGAATCCACTCCTGTTTCCAATGAACGTCTTGATTTTGGAAAGATGGGTTACGG atgccaACATTACAGGAGAAGGTGCCAGATTCGGGCTCCATGTTGCAACGAGATTTTCACTTGTCGCCACTGTCACAACGAGGCCACg AATATGTTGAAGAACTTCTGCGATCGTCATGAGCTCAATCGATATGATGTCAAACAA GTTATATGTGCAGTTTGTGACACAGAACAGCCA GTTGCTCAAGTTTGCACGAACTGTGGTGTAAATATGGGGGAATATTTCTGCGAAATTTGCAAATTCTTTGATGATGAT ACCGCAAAAGGACAGTTCCATTGTGATGATTGTGGGATCTGTAG AGTTGGTGGTCGCGAAAATTATTTTCACTGCAAGAAGTGTG GTTCTTGCTATGCAACATCTCTTCTCGATAATCATTTGTGTGTGGAGAACTCTATGCGTCATCATTGCCCCATATGTTATGAGGTT tATTTATTTGATTCACTAAAAGAAACTACTGTGATGAAATGCGGGCACACTATGCATGGTGAATGCTACGATGAGATGATAAAGCGTGACAA ATACTGCTGTCCCATATGCTCCAAGTCTATAATTGACATGTCTAAAACCTGGAAGAGAATTGATGAGGAT ATAGAAGCAACTGTCATGCCTGAGGATTACAGCCACAGGAAG GTCTGGATCCTATGTAACGACTGCAACGACACTACCGAAGTTTATTTCCACATAATCGGGCAGAAATGCAGCCACTGCAAATCATACAATACCCGAACAATTGCACCTCCAGTTCTACCTCAATGA